From one Coffea eugenioides isolate CCC68of chromosome 11, Ceug_1.0, whole genome shotgun sequence genomic stretch:
- the LOC113752855 gene encoding probable leucine-rich repeat receptor-like protein kinase At1g35710, translated as MTMGGSTHFSVFLLLAIILLCSSSKTVNATCYASEKQALMDFKKDLKDPFGRLSSWIHDVDCCKWEGVVCSNRSGRVIQLLLQSPVREIHVIYDVVSAHPKSSLSGKISHSLQNLTHLRYLDLSLNNFSGIPIPSFFGSLRSLRYLNLSGAGFQGMVPYQLGNLSSLRTLSIGGYPVDLQVDNLQWLAGLSNLEHLDMGGVDLSLASNWLEEINTIPSLVEIHLFSCQLDLISHYNGGRDTFVSLFHANFSSLTVLDLSQNFLGPVVPRWIFGLTALASLDLSWNSFEGPLSRDLWNLTSLKLLDLSRNYLNGSLPDELIHLNNLISLNLGGNQFEGSLDGIWNWSSLASLDLSDNNFATFLPSQLSTLTALISLDLGYNQFRGSIPSSIANISNLQRLDLYDNNISSSLPSEVFTSKDLITLDAGSNHLNGPIPSAVGNCTKLEILLLHHNALSGSIPSNLGRCTQLKELWLNDNALSGSIPSNLGRCTQLEHLSLNDNALSGSIPSNLGKLSSLEFWDVSHNKLTGTLPESLGQLSKLEELHIDDNSMEGIVSESHFDNLTALTKFDASGNSLTLRVSASWTPRVQFETLELSSWKLGPQFPTWIRSQKILWDLNLSFAGISDNIPPWLFNSSLDTVDLSHNQLHGGISHILCEVKNENQVLRYLDLRENFLSGEIPDCWMNYPFMYHIDLNSNNFTGSIPRSLFHLEGLDYLGLGNNSLTGPITFDFE; from the exons ATGACCATGGGTGGATCAACCCATTTCTCTGTTTTCTTACTCCTCGCAATAATTTTACTCTGTTCTTCCAGCAAAACTGTAAATGCAACTTGCTATGCAAGTGAGAAACAAGCTCTTATGGACTTCAAGAAAGACTTGAAAGATCCCTTTGGTAGACTCTCGTCTTGGATTCACGACGTTGATTGCTGCAAATGGGAAGGAGTTGTTTGTAGCAACCGAAGTGGCCGCGTGATTCAACTTCTCCTTCAGAGTCCTGTTCGTGAAATTCATGTCATTTATGATGTGGTGTCTGCTCATCCTAAATCATCATTAAGCGGTAAAATCAGTCATTCGTTACAAAATTTGACTCACTTGCGTTACCTTGATCTAAGTCTAAATAATTTCAGTGGAATTCCAATTCCCAGTTTTTTTGGGTCTCTCAGAAGTCTAAGGTACCTGAATTTATCTGGAGCTGGATTTCAAGGAATGGTTCCCTATCAGCTTGGAAACCTGTCAAGTTTACGCACTTTAAGCATAGGAGGCTATCCGGTCGATCTTCAAGTTGATAACCTACAATGGTTGGCTGGTCTCTCTAATCTGGAGCACCTAGACATGGGTGGCGTGGACCTTAGTCTAGCGTCTAATTGGCTAGAGGAGATTAACACGATCCCTTCTTTGGTAGAGATACATTTGTTCTCTTGTCAgcttgatttaatttctcattATAATGGTGGCAGAGATACATTTGTCTCACTCTTCCATGCCAACTTTTCTTCTCTTACTGTCCTAGatctttctcaaaattttcttggACCCGTCGTCCCTAGATGGATATTCGGTCTTACTGCCCTTGCTTCCCTTGATTTAAGTTGGAACTCATTTGAAGGTCCATTGTCCAGAGATCTTTGGAACTTGACTTCCCTCAAGCTCTTGGATCTTTCTAGAAACTATCTAAATGGTTCACTACCAGATGAGCTTATTCATCTTAACAATCTCATTTCTCTGAACCTTGGGGGGAATCAATTCGAAGGCTCCTTGGATGGAATTTGGAATTGGAGTTCCCTTGCGTCTTTGGATCTATCAGACAATAACTTCGCTACCTTCCTCCCAAGCCAATTATCCACTTTAACTGCCCTAATTTCACTTGATCTTGGCTACAATCAGTTTCGAGGTTCTATCCCAAGCTCTATTGCCAACATTTCCAACCTTCAACGTCTTGATCTATATGATAACAACATTAGCTCCTCTTTACCAAGTGAAGTATTCACATCGAAGGACTTGATTACACTTGATGCGGGTAGTAATCACTTGAATGGTCCAATTCCAAGCGCAGTTGGCAACTGTACCAAGCTAGAAATCCTTTTGCTACATCATAATGCTCTGTCTGGTTCAATCCCATCAAATTTAGGAAGATGTACCCAGCTCAAAGAACTTTGGCTAAATGATAATGCTCTATCTGGCTCAATTCCATCAAATTTAGGAAGATGTACCCAGCTCGAACACCTTTCGCTAAATGATAATGCTCTATCTGGTTCAATTCCATCAAATTTAGGAAAACTGTCATCCTTGGAGTTCTGGGATGTATCTCACAACAAACTCACTGGAACTCTTCCTGAAAGTCTTGGGCAGCTTTCCAAACTTGAAGAGCTTCATATTGACGACAATTCAATGGAAGGCATTGTGAGCGAGAGTCACTTCGACAATCTGACAGCTTTAACGAAGTTTGATGCATCTGGAAACTCCTTGACCTTAAGAGTAAGTGCAAGTTGGACTCCTCGTGTCCAATTTGAAACACTTGAATTGAGTTCATGGAAGCTGGGTCCCCAATTTCCTACATGGATCCGATCACAAAAAATCCTTTGGGATTTGAACTTGTCCTTCGCAGGAATTTCAGATAACATTCCACCTTGGTTATTCAACTCATCATTGGATACCGTAGACCTTTCTCACAATCAACTCCATG GAGGCATCTCTCACATTTTGTGTGAAGTGAAGAATGAAAATCAAGTTCTTCGATATCTGGATCTTCGGGAGAATTTTCTATCAGGAGAAATTCCTGACTGTTGGATGAATTACCCATTCATGTATCACATCGACCTCAACAGCAATAACTTCACTGGAAGCATTCCAAGGTCATTGTTTCATTTGGAAGGTCTGGACTATTTAGGCTTGGGTAATAACAGTCTCACTGGTCCGATAACCTTTGACTTTGAATAA